The stretch of DNA gacaatataacatgtagggagagactatataacatgtagagagagactatataacatgtagggagagactatataacatgcagagagagacaatataacatgtagggagagacaatataacatgtagagagagactatataacatgcagagagagactatataacatgtcgagagactatataacatgtagagagagactatataacatgtcgagagagactatataacatgtagggagagactatataacatgtcgagagactatataacatgtagagagagactatataacatgtcgagagagactatataacatgtagggagagacaatataacatgtagagagagactatataacatgtagagagactatataacatgtcgagagactatataacatgtagagagagactatataacatgtcgagagagactatataacatgtcgagagagactatataacatgtagagagagactatataacatgcagagagagacaatataacatgtagagagagacaatataacatgtagagagagactatataacatgtagagagagactataacatgtagagagagactatataacatgtagagagagactatataacatgtagagagagactatataacatgcagagagagacaatataacatgtagagagagactatataacatgtagagagagactataacatgtagagagactatataacatgtagagagactatataacatgtagagagactatataacatgtagagagagactataacatgtagagagagactatataacatgtagagagagactatataacatgtagagagagactatataacatgcagagagagacaatataacatgtagagagagacaatataacatgtagagagagactatataacatgtagagagagactataacatgtagagagagactatataacatgtagagagagactatataacatgtagagagagactatataacatgcagagagagacaatataacatgtagagagagactatataacatgtagagactatataacatgtagagactatataacatgtagagagactatataatatacatgtatatgtatatatttttgataTTTCCAGGGGTCTTACAATTCAAATTCAACTTGCTAAATGATCCCTAGATGTGGATTTAGACGGTTTATTTCCAAAAAACAAGGGGCCTTTGTAGTTCAGCTGTATTGAAATGTAACTGTTCCACAAACAATGCGTGATGGAGGAGAAATATTTACACGTTATGAGAATAAAGAATTATGTATAAATAATGGCCTTAAGTGTTCAAACAAAAGTCCATATTAAACTATCGAAATGTCTGATGAGTGTCTGATGAATGTCTGATGAATGTCTAAATGTCTGATGAGTGTCTGATGAATGTCTGATGAATGTCTAAATGTCTGATGAGTGTCTGATGAATGTCTGATGAATGTCTAAATGTCTGATGAGTGTCTGATGAATGTCTGATGAATGTCTAAATGTCTGATGAGTGTCTGATGAATGTCTGATGAATGTCTAAATGTTTAAAGGTCTGATGAATGTCTGATGAATGTCTGATGAATGTCTAAATGTCTGATGAATGTCTGATGAATGTCTGATGAATGTCTAAATGTTTAAATGTCTGATGAATGTCTGATGAATGTCTGATGAATGTCTAAATGTTTAAAGGTCTGATGAATGTCTGATGAATGTCTGATGAATGTCTAAATGTCTGATGAATGTCTGATGCATGTCTAAATGTCTAAATGTCTGATGAATGTCTGATGAATGTCTGATGAATGTCTAAATGTCTGATGAATGTCTGATGAATGTCTGATGAATGTCTAAATGTCTGATGAATGTCTGATGAATGTCTAAATGTTTAAATGTCTGATGAATGTCTGATGAATGTCTGATGAATGTCTGAtgaatgtctgaatgtctgaTGAATGTTGGATGAATGTCTGATGAATGTCTAAATGTCTGATGAATGTCTGATGAATGTCTGATGAATGTCTGAATGTCTAAATGTCTGATGAATGTCTGATGAATGTCTGAATGTCTAAATGTCTGATGAATGTCTGATGAGTGTCTGATGAATGTCTGATGAGTGTCTGATGAATGTCTGATGAATGTCTGATGAATGTCTGATGAATGTCTGAATGTTTAAATGTCTGATGAGTGTCTGATGAATGTCTGAATGTCTAAATGTCTAATGAGTGTCTGATGAATGTCTAAATGTTTAAATGTCTGATGAGTGTCTGAtgaatgtctgaatgtctgaatgtctgaTGAATGTCTGAATGTCTAAATGTTTAAATGTCTGATGAAAGTCTAAATGTTTAAATGTCTGATGCATGTCTGATGAATGTCTGAATGTTTAAATGTCTGATGAGTGTCTGATCAATGTCTGAATGTCTAAATGTCTGATGAGTGTCTGATGAATGTCTGAATGGCTGAATGTCTAAATGTCTGATGAATGTCGGATGAATGTCTGATGAATGTCTGATGTATGTCTGAATGTCTAATGAATGTCTGATGAATGTCTGAATGTCTAAATGTCTGATGAATGTCTGAATGTTTAAATGTCTGATGAATGTCTGATGAATGTCTGATGAATGTCTGATGAATGTCTGAATGTCTAAATGTCTGATGAATGTCTAAATGTCTAAATGTCTGATGAATGTCTGAATGTTTAAATGTCTGATGAGTGTCTGATGAGTGTCTGATGAATGTCTGAATGTCTAAATGTCTGATGAATGTCTAAATGTCTAAATGTCTGATGAATGTCTGATGAATGTCTGAATGTTTAAATGTCTGATGAGTGTCTGATGAGTGTCTGATGAATGTCTAAATGTCTAAATGTCTGATGAATGTGTGATGAATGTCTGAATGTTTAAATGTCTGATGAATGTCTGATGAGTGTCTGATGAATGTCTGAATGTCTAAATGTCTGATGACTGTCTGAATGTCTAAATGTCTGAtgaatgtctggtgaatgtctgaatgtctgatgaatgtctgatgaatgtctgaatgtctgatgaatgtctgaatgtctgttgaatgtctgttgaatgtctgatgaatgtctaaatgtctaaatgtctgatgaatgtctgatgtatgtctgaatgtctgatgtatgtctgaatgtctgatgaatgtctgatgaatgtctgaatgtctgaTGAATGTCTAAATGTCTGATGAATGTCTGATGAATGTCTGATGAGTGTCTGAATGTCTAAATGTCTGATGAATGTCTGAATGTTTAAATGTCTGATGAATGTCTGAtgaatgtctgaatgtctgaTGAATGTCTGATGAGTGTCTGAATGTCTGATGAATGTCTGATGTATGTCTGAATGTCTAATGAATGTCTGAtgaatgtctgaatgtctgaTGAATGTCTAAATGTCTGATGAATGTCTGATGAATGTCTGATGAGTGTCTGAATGTCTAAATGTCTGATGAATGTCTGAATGTTTAAATGTCTGATGAATGTCTGAtgaatgtctgaatgtctgaTGAATGTCTGATGAGTGTCTGAATGTCTAAATGTCTGATGAATGTCTGAtgaatgtctgaatgtctgatgaatgtctgatgaatgtctgaatgtctgatgaatgtctgatgaatgtctgaatgtctaaatgtctgatgaatgtctgatgaatgtctgaatgtctgatgaatgtctgatgaatgtctgaatgtctgatgaatgtctgaatgtttaaatgtctgatgaatgtctgatgaatgtctgaatgtctgaTGAATGCATTCTTTCTTCATAAATCCAAGGCATCAAAGGAACGTTGTCCGTGAATCAAAACCAACATTTAGGAAGCTTTATGAAACTAAATATACATACTAAAGCCACTAAAAACAGGCTATGAAGTCACAACAAGCCCGATTTGAAATATCGACAAGAAAAATAAAATAACCTACCCATTAAACTGCTGAACACAAATGTGAAAACGTTGATAAATCCCCCCCAAAATAATGCATTGAAATAAACGGCACGCAATCAAAATGAATGACAGGCTCATTTAGTTCTCTCTGGGAACAAAGAGCTGAACAGAAATCAAAGCTTTTGCTGTTTTGAAGCAGAACTGTCTTCCTCTGCGTTCAAGGCAATCGGCTGACATGGGTCTTTCTCCACCAGTCTTGTGGACATGTGCTTGACCTGAAGGTGCGTCTTGATATTTGAAGTTGAGTTTTtcgcattttatttatttatctttatttaactaggcaagtcagttaagaacatattcttattttcaatgacggcctgggaacagtgggttaactgccttgttcaggggcagaacgacagatttgtaccttgtcagcttgggggtttgaactcgcaaccttccggttactagtccaaagctctaaccactaggctacgctgccgcccccagcAGTTGAAATGCACTTATCAACGAGGCCCAGTTTGCATTTTATGATTATTATTTTGTaattaaacatttttaaaaagtaaatATATTGCTTATTTGAAAAACGAACGTGTTATTTGAGTACTCTAAACTGTTActttgtaaatgtaaatgtaaatgccttACCCCCAACTgattgtgagagtctcatctttccatagaagGGTTAGGTAATCATTTCTATACCAAACCGTTCAGATTTTTTTTGTGAGACTATATCGATTTTTCGGGATACTTCCTGGTCTGACTCACACCTCTGTTGCTCTCCCAGATACGGAATGCTGACATCATCAGATACAGTAGATTGACACCCAGCCCatgcaacaaaacaaaacagcAGCTCTCTTCAGCttaaacagacagatttttttttaaaatgtggAATTGTTTTATTATGCTAATTGGATTGGCGTAATGAGCAGACATCGACTCTAGTTAAAACCACTACAGTGACAAGGCACGTTCTCAGATAGGGGTCTAGAAGTGCTTACCCTCCTCCAGTGAAAATACCCCAACAAAATAAGATCAATCTATTTTAGATATCGGTGACCAAAAACTGGACATGTGTGTCATTTTTAGACGTGAATACCTGTTCCCTAAATATCTCTGCAAGGTCCTGACAAAGAGGATTCCATCAAAGCAAAGCATTTACTGGAAGAAAGAAAACATGGCTTTAATTCTCCACAAGTGTTGACAATTCTGTATAAGAGGGCTAAAAGTGTTTTTGGGCTTCCATGGAACTAACCTGCGTCACCTGAGAGCGGAGGAAGTGAGAGACCGCCCCTTATGAAACAATGTTTATTCTTCACCACCCCAGTGGCTTAAAAGGAGAGCACATACAGGCAGACAATATTACAATACTTttattctctctcacacacattcacagataaaGTTTAGGCATCGAATAGTTGGTTCCTGGGCTGTAAATCCTCCCAAGTAAGTCAAATCTTTTCTCTTATTGATAATGATGAACGGAAAACATATTGTCTAAATGTGATAACTATGGATGTTATTAAGAGTTGTgtgatgttaaaaaaaaaaaaaattcttcaCGTCTTCTCAGAAAAACCTGCCAGCATGTTGATTTGAGAGAAATCATTAGATATGTTTCTATAGTGTCAATGATTGAAGTAATTTAAACATCCTGTCTATTGCAGCTTCCTGATCCATGCTCCAAaggacagatctaggatcagctcaccCTCGTCAAATCCAAACCAGGACCTTAATAATCCACAAAGGGGAAAACTGACCTGAGACCAGCATTTAAACCCCATGTCTTCCTGCCCAGACACTGCTCTCCATCCAGAGTTCCTCctgtgctccagctgtccatccGTCTATCCACACCCCAGCCAACCAGCCATGGGTCTGATGAGTGAAGACATGAATTGTTGCGTCTGCTTCCAACCCTATTCTCGCAGGGAGAAAATCCCCCGGGTGCTCCACTGCGAACACACCTTCTGTGGGCCGTGCTTGGAGACAATCTCCAGGCTCCAGAGTGGTCTCCGGACCGCGTGCTGCCCTCTGTGTCGCTGGATCACCTGTAGCCAGGTCAGCCTACCCTTTTCTGGTTCTCTGGTTGTCAACACTGAGATCTGGGACCAgatagcagacagacaggaggaagaggaggagatggaggcgtGGATACCaaataacagacagacacagacctccACATAGTACAAATGGTGAGTACTTCAGGCTAAGATGGATGGATAGCTGCTATGTAGATGGATTTAGAAACTTCTTGAAACCTTCCTCTGGTCTCTGTTAATGGATGTCGGTTGATGTCTGATcttcctccagtctctctctctgtctaactcaatcttctctctctctctctcgctctctctctctgaatcttgTTGTTTTGTCATACTGTGATAGTTTTACTTTTGGTGTCACTTATGATGATCGTATCAGTTTTGTTAATGGGTTGATGCTCAGGATAGGAGGTATTTCAAGAGTCTGTTAAACATCACTAGATTGtaattctctccctctttctgctctggtcctctcttctagcTCTTCATTGGGGCATTTTGGTGTGAGGATCAAGCTACAGAGTTTCTGGAGGAGAATGAGGGCCAATGGTCAGAGAGCACTAAAAGAAGGGAAGAAATTAAGGTCTTGGTTGTGTTTTGATAGATGATGTCACCGTAGTAGTCTAGGACAGGAAGCAGCAGTTGGGAGACCAAGGTCTTTCTTATTcagtatttatttttatattttatacaATATACTGTCTACAATCTTTATAATTAAAACAAATATGTTTTAACATGTGGTTATTTTGAGACCTAGTTTCTCTTTTTCAAATGAACCCTGTAATATGATTGTCTCTTTATGTCTGAAGTGCATATTTTTTGTACTCAAGTGATATTTATTGCTATCATTGTAAAATAAATTAATCTGCTTTAAAATAACTGTCTTCTAGTTGTGAAATCACTCTCTGGTGCAatcaattatctctctctccctctccctctggtttGAGGAACTATTATTGTAGTAACAGCAAAATAAGCAAATGTTATTGTACCCGTAAGTGTGTTGTAATTCGCAACAATATCATATAATTACGTTACATTCGCTGCCATGTCGTTGTTATGCCACTGGGGTTAGAAAACTTGTATCCATGGTGCAACAGCTCTTAGTGTAATTACGGTATAGGTGTGACAGCTCTCACTGTTATAACGGTATAGAGAATTCAGAGTTAAGGGTTTATAAAGGACGTCGTTTGTTCGGTTAAAAAAAACAGTCAGGATCCTTCTGAGATAATTGTGCACATTTTCATAATTTTCGCCCTAATTATTAATTTACAAAGTATACGGGACGGGACTTTTATTCTGAAGGATTCCATAAATTCGTGACCCAGGACCGGAGATGCAGGAGAAACAGCTGATTCTTGAGAAGTGAAAGTGAAAGGGGGAAACCTAAAGGTTGGTGCACAGACAGAACAATGAGCTATATATTTCACCGGATGAATAAATATGAAACATCTGATTGACGTTTCTGCTCACTGTTTCCAAAATCAGAATATCTCTCTAGTTTAAACAGACTGATTTTTATGTGGATTTTTTTCATAATGCCAATTAGATTTCTAACTGGGCGCGGACATCGACTCAAGTTAAAACCACTACAATGACAAGGCACGTTCTCAGATAGGGGTCTAGAAGTGCTTACCCTCCTCCAGTGAAAATACCCCTATAAAATAAGATCGATCTATTTTAGATATCGGTGACCAAAAACTGGACATGTGTGTCATTTTTAGACGTGAATACCTGTTCCCTAAATATCTCTGCAAGGTCCTGACAAAGAGGATTCCATCAAAGCAAAGCATTTACTGGAAGAAAGAAAACATGGCTTTAATTCTCCACAAGTGTTGACAATTCTGTATAAGAGGGCTAAAAGTGTTTTTGGGCTTCCATGGAACTAACCTGCGTCACCTGAGAGCGGAGGAAGTGAGAGACCGCCCCTTATGAAACAATGTTTATTCTTCACCACCCCAGTGGCTTAAAAGGAGAGCACATACAGGCAGACAATATTACAATACTTttattctctctcacacacattcacagataaaGTTTAGGCATCGAATAGTTGGTTCCTGGGCTGTAAATCCTCCCAAGTAAGTCAAATCTTTTCTCTTATTGATAATGATGAACGGAAAACATATTGTCTAAATGTGATAACTATGGATGTTATTAAGAGTTGTgtgatgttaaaaaaaaaaaaaaattcttcaCGTCTTCTCAGAAAAACCTGCCAGCATGTTGATTTGAGAGAAATCATTAGATATGTTTCTATAGTGTCAATGATTGAAGTAATTTAAACATCCTGTCTATTGCAGCTTCCTGATCCATGCTCCAAaggacagatctaggatcagctcaccCTCGTCAAATCCAAACCAGGACCTTAATAATCCACAAAGGGGAAAACTGACCTGAGACCAGCATTTAAACCCCATGTCTTCCTGCCCAGACACTGCTCTCCATCCAGAGTTCCTCctgtgctccagctgtccatccGTCTATCCACACCCCAGCCAACCAGCCATGAGTCTGATGAGTGAAGACATGAATTGTTGCGTCTGCTTCCAACCCTATTCTCGCAGGGAGAAAATCCCCCGGGTGCTCCACTGCGAACACACCTTCTGTGGGCCGTGCTTGGAGACAATCTCCAGGCTCCAGAGTGGCCTCCGGACCGCGTGCTGCCCTCTGTGTCGCTGGATCACCTGTAGCCAGGTCAGCCTACCCTTTTCTGGTTCTCTGGTTGTCAACACTGAGATCTGGGACCAgatagcagacagacaggaggaagaggaggagatggaggcgtGGATACCaaataacagacagacacagacctccACACAGTACAAATGGTGAGTACTTCAGGCTAAGATGGATGGATAGCTGCTATGTAGATGGATTTAGAAACTTCTTGAAACCTTCCTCTGGTCTCTGTTAATGGATGTCGGTTGATGTCTGATcttcctccagtctctctctctgtctaactcaatcttctctctctctctctctcgctctctctctctgaatcttgTTTTTTTGTCATACTGTGATAGTTTTACTTTTGGTGTCACTTATGATGATCGTATCAGTTTTGTTAATGGGTTGATGCTCAGGATAGGAGGTATTTCAAGAGTCTGTTAAACATCACTAGATTGtaattctctccctctttctgctcTGGTCCTCTCCTAGCTCTTCATTGGGGCATTTTGGTGTAAGGATCAAGCTACAGAGTTTCTGGAGGAGAATGAGGGCCAATGGTCAGAGAGCACTAAAAGAAGGGAAGAAATTAAGGTCTTGGTTGTGTTTTGATAGATGATGTCACCGTAGTAGTCTAGGACAGGAAGCAGCAGTTGGGAGACCAAGGTCTTTCTTATTcagtatttatttttatattttatacaATATACTGTCTACAATCTTTATAATTAAAACAAATATGTTTTAACATGTGGTTATTTTGAGACCTAGTTTCTCTTTTTCAAATGAACCCTAATATGATTGTCTCTTTATGTCTGAAGTGCATATTTTTTGTACTCAAGTGATATTTATTGCTATCATTGTAAAATAAATTAATCTGCTTTAAAATAACTGTCTTCTAGTTGTGAAATCACTCTCTGGTGCAatcaattatctctctctccctctccctctggtttGAGGAACTATTATTGTAGTAACAGCAAAATAAGCAAATGTTATTGTACCCGTAAGTGTGTTGTAATTCGCAACAATATCATATAATTACGTTACATTCGCTGCCATGTCGTTGTTATGCCACTGGGGTTAGAAAACTTGTATCCATGGTGCAACAGCTCTTAGTGTAATTACGGTATAGGTGTGACAGCTCTCACTGTTATAACGGTATAGAGAATTCAGAGTTAAGGGTTTATAAAGGACGTCGTTTGTtcggttaaaaaaaaaaacagtcagGATCCTTCTGAGATAATTGTGCACATTTTCATAATTTTCGCCCTAATTATTAATTTACAAAGTATACGGGACGGGACTTTTATTCTGAAGGATTCCATAAATTCGTGACCCCGGACCGGAGATGCAGGAGAAACAGCTGATTCTTGAGAAGTGAAAGTGAAAGGGGGAAACCTAAAGGTTGGTGCACAGACAGAACAATGAGCTATATATTTCACCGGATGAATAAATATGAAACATCTGATTGACGTTTCTGCTCACTGTTTCCAAAATCAGAATATCTCTCTAGTTTAAACAGACTGATTTTTATGTGGATTTTTTTCATAATGCCAATTAGATTTCTAACTGGGCGCGGACATCGACTCAAGTTAAAACCACTACAATGACAAGGCACGTTCTCAGATAGGGGTCTAGAAGTGCTACCCTCCTCCAGTGAAAATACCCCTATTAAATAAGATTGATCTATTTTAGATATCGGTGACCAAAAACTGGACATGTGTGTCATTTTTAGACGTGAATACCTGTTCCCTAAATATCTCTGCAAGGTCCTGACAAAGAGGATTCCATCAAAGCAAAGCATTTACTGGAAGAAAGAAAACATGGCTTTAATTCTCCACAAGTGTTGACAATTCTGTATAAGAGGGCTAAAAGTGTTTTTGGGGCTTCCATGGAACTAACCTGCGTCACCTGAGAGCGGAGGAAGTGAGAGACCGCCCCTTATGAAacaagaaaataaaaataatctcaCCTTCGCAGTGGCTTAAACGCACAGGTAGACAATGTTGCaagggttcccaaacttttttgcCCTACGACCCCATTTTGATATCTGAAAATTCTCGTAACCTCAACCATGTGAAAAagtgggagaggggggggggggctatggCAGTCACTTGTAAAACATTCTAGCAGgatttctgattgtcttctcaactcaccatcacatacttcttatcaaatcaaatcctatttgtcacatgcgccgaatacaacaggtgtagtagaccttccggtgaaatgcttacttacaagccccttaACAAACAATGTAGTTCAATAAAtacagttaagaaaatatttaatatttaaataaataaactaaatGTGGGGCTATGCCAGTCAATTgtaaaacattctaacagtatttctgatttgtcttctcaactcaccatcacatacTTTAAAATGTCCGGCTGTGACAGTCAATTGCAAATAAGTCTGACACAATGTGTCTTATCTCACCATCTcgttttcattatggggtattgtgatgtcatgatgggttattatgatgtcatgatggggtattgtgatgtcatgatggggtattgtgatgttattatggggtattgtgatgtcattatggggtattgtgtgtagattgatttgtttttatttaatcaattttataataaagctgtaatgtaacaaaatgtggaaaaatggaaggggtctgaatactttctgaatgcactgtagctaACTAAACTACTATCTATGACTGAAAATAGAAGAGGTTTTACAATTCTGagatctgtttttttttatcttgattgattgatcatccttgatgctCAAGTTACAGACTTTCATAAAAGGACAATGGGGCACAATGGATAAGTTCTGAAAATCTTTGGTTGGAGGGAGAAAATGGTGAAAGCGGATGACAGGAATTTGCAAATGagtctggcatccgccaaacccagtttcatccgtcagactaccagatggtgaagcgtgattcatcactccaaagaacgcatttccactgctacAGACTCCattggcggcgagctttacacccctccagccgacgcgcggctgctcggccatggaaacccattttatgaagctcccaaccaacagttattgtgttgacgttgcttccagaggcagtttggaactcagtagtgagtgttgtaactgaggaaagacgatttttacgcgctgcagcactcggcggtcctgttctgtaagcttgtatagcctaccacttcgcggctgagacaTTTTTGCTCCTAAACGTTTCCACTTCAGAACagcagcacgtacagttgactgggccagctctagcagggcagatgtagcagggcagctctagcagggcagctctagcagggcagctctagcagggcagctccagcagggcagctctagcagggcagctctagcagggcagctctagcagaccagctctagcagggcagctccagcagggcagctctagcagggcagctctagcagggcagttctagcagggcagctctagcagggcagctctagcagggcagttctagcagggcagctctagcagggcagctccagcagggcagctctagcagggcagatgtagcagggcagctctagcaggccagctctagcagggcagctctagcagggcagctccagcagggcagctctagcagggcagctctagcagggcagttctagcagggcagctctagcagggcagctccagcagggcagacatttgactgactgacttgttggaaaggtggcatcctatgacgggtGCCACGCtgaaaatcactgagctcttcagaacgggcctattctactgccaatgtttgtctatggagactgcatggctgtgtgctggattttatacacctg from Oncorhynchus keta strain PuntledgeMale-10-30-2019 chromosome 21, Oket_V2, whole genome shotgun sequence encodes:
- the LOC127910424 gene encoding RING finger protein 223-like; protein product: MSSCPDTALHPEFLLCSSCPSVYPHPSQPAMSLMSEDMNCCVCFQPYSRREKIPRVLHCEHTFCGPCLETISRLQSGLRTACCPLCRWITCSQVSLPFSGSLVVNTEIWDQIADRQEEEEEMEAWIPNNRQTQTSTQYKCSSLGHFGVRIKLQSFWRRMRANGQRALKEGKKLRSWLCFDR